A genomic segment from Gracilinanus agilis isolate LMUSP501 chromosome 1, AgileGrace, whole genome shotgun sequence encodes:
- the LOC123231734 gene encoding U1 small nuclear ribonucleoprotein C-like has product MPKFYCDYCDTYLTHDSPSVRKTHCSGRKHKENVRDYYQKWMEEQAQSLIDKTTTAFQQGRIPPNLFSAPPLGGPMIPPPHPSMMGPPPPGMMPVGPPPGMRMPMGGHMPMMPGPPMMRPLPHPMMVPTRPAMPRPDR; this is encoded by the coding sequence ATGCCCAAGTTTTACTGTGATTACTGCGATACCTATCTCACTCATGATTCTCCATCTGTGAGGAAGACCCACTGTAGTGGAAGGAAGCACAAAGAGAATGTGAGAGACTATTATCAAAAATGGATGGAAGAGCAAGCCCAGAGTCTGATTGATAAAACAACCACAGCATTTCAGCAAGGAAGAATTCCTCCCAATCTTTTCTCTGCTCCCCCACTAGGAGGGCCTATGATCCCACCTCCTCACCCTAGCATGATGGGGCCTCCCCCTCCTGGGATGATGCCTGTGGGGCCTCCTCCTGGCATGAGGATGCCTATGGGAGGTCACATGCCTATGATGCCTGGTCCTCCGATGATGAGACCCCTTCCCCATCCCATGATGGTCCCCACTCGCCCAGCGATGCCCAGACCAGAcagataa